The Thermodesulfovibrionales bacterium DNA window TGTGGAGAGGGAAGCGATATCAGAGCCTCCCGTCGGTTCTGTCGAGGCTATCCCGAGGAATGTCTGTCCCTGTGTCACATGGGGCAGGATCTCTTCTTTCGCCTTCTTGCTGCCGTATCTCTCGAAGAGAAAACCCCATCCTGCCTCGACGAGATAATAGACGGCAACGGCCATGGTCATGTCGGCACGGGCGATCTCCTCTGCTGCGATAGATGCAGAGACCAAACCGGCCTCTGCCCCGCCATACTCCCTGGAAACCGTTATCCCGAGCAGCCCATGGGCAGCCATCCCCTCAAGGATCCCACGGGGGATCTTGCCTCGCTCGTCAATCTCGCGCGTCCTGGGGGCAATCTGTTCTTCGCAGAAATCCCTGATGGACCTTCTGAAACGTTCCTGTTCCGCGGTAAAAGAGAAATCCATGAATTAAGGATCCTCCCATTGCTTCACATAATCTGAAATTGCTATATAATGTTACTAACACTATACCAAAGAAGATTGTCGAGAGCCAGGAATATCCTCCGGAGCGAGGGGGGAAGAAATTCATGAGTCGTGACATGCATTCTCATTGTTCTGCAATCTCCTCAAGGATACTCTGCATCGTTTCCAAGGTGACGGATCATGCATGAAGAAGCGGTCATCATTAGCGCGGTAAGGACCCCAATCGGCAAGTATGGTCGTGCATTCAGGGACGTCCCGGCCCAGCGGCTCGGCACGATTGTGGTAAAGTCTGCGATTGAGAAGGCAGGCATAGACCCCATAGATGTAGGGGAAGTGATCATGGGAAACGTGATCTCAGCAGGGTTGGGCCAGAATCCTGCGCGCCAGGTAGCGATCCATGCGGGAATCCCCGCGGAAACAGGCGCATTCACGGTGAACAAAGTATGCGGCTCTGGCCTCAAGGCAGTAATGCTCGCTGCCCAGGCGATAAGAGCAGGTACTGCCGACATTGTCGTTGCCGGGGGGATGGAGAATATGAGTGCTGCGCCCCACCTGCTCAAAGGCCTGAGGTGGGGCATCAAGTTCGGAGACCTGTCCGTTACCGACGCCATGATCTACGACGGTTTATGGGAACTCTTCAACGGGTACCACATGGGAGTCACCGGGGAAAGGGTGGCCGAGAAATACGGCGTAACGAGACAGGAGGCGGATGAATACAGCCTGATGAGCCATCAAAGGGCCTTGGCCGCCACGAAGAGCGGAGCGTTCACCGAAGAGATAACCCCTGTCGAAGCAGCAGGCGCGATGATCTCGAAGGACGAGTGTATCAGGGAAGACACTACAATCGAGAAGCTCGGAACACTCTCCCCTGTCTTCAAGAAGGACGGGGTCCTCACCGCCGGAAACAGCTCCCAGCTCAGCGACGGTGCAGCAGCGATTGTGGTGACTTCTCAGAAAAGAGCGGAAGGGCTCGGCATAAGGCCCCTTGCACGCATTGTCCACTCCACAGTCGGAGGTACGCTGCCGGCTGACGTGATGGAGGCCCCGATCCCAACGGTCAGGAAACTCCTCAGAGATAAGGGTTTCACCATAGACGACATGGACCTGATCGAATACAATGAGGCCTATGCCACCTCCTCGATCGTTGTCGCCAGGGAATTGGGAATCGATCTCAGGAAGTTCAATGTAAACGGCGGGGCCGTTGGGCTCGGACATCCGATTGGGTGCAGCGGCGCGAGGATATTGGTGACGCTCCTCCATGGCCTGAAGGAGAGGGGCCTCAGGAGAGGATTGGCTACCCTTTGCATGGGCGGAGGGAACGCGCTCGCGATGGTCGTCGAGCGGTAGTGAGATTAGACCCGAGTTGTTCGAAAACAGGGAGAGCACGCGTAGGCAGCAAGAAGGATCACAAGGGTAAACAGTGTTCTATAGAAGGGAGCAGAGGAACATCATCGGGATGCTTGTCCCTGAGGCTGACAAGTATCATCAGCTTCTCGAAGCGATCGGGGAGTTTGCAGAGAAAGAGTTGCTGCCAGGTGCGAAGAAAATAGACAGGGAGGGGATGTTTCCCAGGGAGAATCTCGAAAAGGTCGTCGAGCATGGGATCATGGCGCTCCCTTTTCCCGAGGAATATGATGGTTCCGGATTTCCCTTCCCTG harbors:
- a CDS encoding acetyl-CoA C-acetyltransferase, encoding MHEEAVIISAVRTPIGKYGRAFRDVPAQRLGTIVVKSAIEKAGIDPIDVGEVIMGNVISAGLGQNPARQVAIHAGIPAETGAFTVNKVCGSGLKAVMLAAQAIRAGTADIVVAGGMENMSAAPHLLKGLRWGIKFGDLSVTDAMIYDGLWELFNGYHMGVTGERVAEKYGVTRQEADEYSLMSHQRALAATKSGAFTEEITPVEAAGAMISKDECIREDTTIEKLGTLSPVFKKDGVLTAGNSSQLSDGAAAIVVTSQKRAEGLGIRPLARIVHSTVGGTLPADVMEAPIPTVRKLLRDKGFTIDDMDLIEYNEAYATSSIVVARELGIDLRKFNVNGGAVGLGHPIGCSGARILVTLLHGLKERGLRRGLATLCMGGGNALAMVVER